The Podarcis raffonei isolate rPodRaf1 chromosome Z, rPodRaf1.pri, whole genome shotgun sequence genome segment CTGGTACCAGGCAATCAGTGAGCTCATGAGCCAAAGCAAGAGGGGCTTCTTGGAGCAGGAAGACCAGGCTGATCCGCAGCTGGATGACGACGACGAGCATTACGGGACTGCTCTTCGGCCAGGGACCGTCTTCAAAGAAGTTTGGCAAGTAAATGTGAAACCCAAGGGACTGGGGCAGACAAAAAATTTGACTGGGGTGTACAGGTTGTGTCTTTCCACCAAGGCCATCCACCTTGTTAAGCTGAATAGTGAGGTGCCCTCTGTCCACTTACAGCTAATGAACATTCGGCGGTGTGGGCATTCAGAAAATTTCTTTTTCATTGAGGTGGGCAGATCTGCCTCCATTGGGCCAGGTGAGCTTTGGATGCAAGTGGATGATTCAGTGGTGGCCCAGAATATGCATGAAACCTTCCTAGAAACCATGAAAGCTTTGAAAGCCTTCTCTGAGTTTAGACCTCGCAGTAAGAGCCAGTCTTCCGGTGGTGGTAGCAGCACCAACCCCATTTCCTTCATCAGTACTAGGAGGCACCTGGGTAACCTGCCACCTAGCCAAACTGGCTTGCAAAGAAGATCCAGAACTGAAAGTGTTACTGGGGGGACCCCTCCAACCACCAAGAGTAGTAGCTCTTACCGTTTCAGAACTTCCAGTGAAGGGGAGGGGACAATGACCAGACCATTTAGGTCAGTTACTGGAAGTTTGATTCATCTGAATACTGCAAGGATGAATTTGGGGCGTCAAGAAGGAAGTGGACGATATGTTAGAGCAGCATTTAGTGCATCTTATCACACCAGGTCTGCATCTCTGCCAGTGTCTCATTTCCCTTCCACTACTAGCCCCATCAGTGTTTCTTCAAGTAGTGGCCATGGATCAGCTTCTGATACCTTCATCAGGCCTTCCAGTTCATCTGTCTGTGGGTCCCCAAGTGATGGAGGTTTCATTTCTTCCGATGAATATGGTTCCAGCCCTGGCGACTTCAGGTACTTCCGTGTGAGGAGTAATACCCCAGATTCCTTGGGCAATACGCCTCCAATCAGAGAAGAaaattgtttaaatgaatatatgTCTATGAGCAAGCAGCAAATGGATAATAATAGTTCAAGAGATGATTACCGGGAGGCTGAAAAATGCTTCAGAAAAAGAACTTACTCTCTAACTAAGCCTGCTTCTATACCAGCACAGCAGAAAACAACCCAAACAGCAACTTCATTAGATGAAGTTTCTTCAGGAAGCCATGGACGCCTGCCTTTTTCTGAATCGCCAAAATTCAAAAATAACCCTGAACCAGTGTATGGGGAATCTGCCCTTGATTCTGTATGCAATCAAAGCAGGAATAAAGCCAGAGATGATGGATACATGCCAATGATGCCAGGAGTTGCATCTTCTTTTGCAAGCAACAGTGATTATCTGCCAATGACTCCTAAAAGTGTGTCTGTTCCAAAGCAGATAAACAGTTCCTGGCCATCAACACAGGCTGATTCCAAAGGATATATGATGATGTTTCCTAGGGCTATCTCTTCACCTGTACGTAGTCCTTTAACTGGCTTTAATAAAAGTGGCAATGAGAAGTTGGCGAACAATGAGTATATGGATATGTCACCTGGAAACTCAGCTGCTCCAAAGCAACCTAGTGATTCAAATTATATGCATACTAACACCAGTTCCAAAAACTTTAGCTCATATTTCTCTCTCCCACGAAGCTTTAAGACTCAGTCAGGAGAAAATGGTGAGCATGATGAATACGTTCCAATGTCATCACCAGGAAAATTATTGTATAGTGGAGCTGAAAATGACAACAATATCAGTAATGATGTTCTGGCTAATGGCCATTCCAAATCATCTATGCTGAAAGCTTCAGATGAAGGACTTGAACAGAACAAAATTACCAGGCCTACAAGACTTCCATTAGGCACTAGAGGTAGTAACACTATACCAAGAATGTATGATCGTACAATTCCACTTGAGCCATCTAGTCCTGGTGAATATATAAATATCGACTTCGGTGAAAAGGCAAGTAATACACCTTATTCTTTATCTGCAGAAGGATCGCCATCATCTCTTGGCTCCAGTAGTGACCATAGGCAGTCACCACTTTCTGACTACATGAGTGTTGATCTTGATGTTCAGTCACCAAAGGTTGCTAAAGAACTATCTAACTCCTTGACAGATATTTCAATTTATGCAAGTTCTAGTATTCCCAGAAATCCACCTGATCCAGATTATGCTAGGCTCTCATTTGGTACTGCTTGTGTTAGCAAAGGAAATGGTAGGATTGATGACTATACAGAAATGACCTTCAACATGGCAGCAATGCCACCTGGACCATTTACCACCGAAAGCAAAAATGGCTTAAAGATTGATAGTCCTCCTTCCATTGTTAATAGACTGTGCATTGTTGACCAATATGCTGGTAGCAGTGAGTTCTCTGTTCCTAGTCCTGATCCGCCAGTAGTACCTAAAGTTATTCGTGCTGATCCACAGGGAAGGAGAAGGCATAGCTCTGAAACATTTTCTTCCACTGGCACTGTTAccacttcctcttctttctttacTGATAGTAGCAAAAGGCACAGCTCTGCCTCTTTTGACAATGTGTGGTTGAAACCTGAAGAACACATTTCAGATGGCCATGAAAGCAAGATGTCCAGAGATACTTCAACGGGATTTCAGAATGGCTTGAACTATATAGCTCTAAATTTACAAGATAATTCTCTAAACTGTGAGGAGAGCCCTAGTTCACCAAACTGCCACCTCCCAAATGGTACTTTGAATCTGGAAAGTGGAGTGTATGTGAGCATAGACTTCAGCAGATCAGATGGTTTGAAGTGCAACTCTGCAAGAAAaggtttgtattttttttaatcactcaCACAAATTAATGCATGTATAATTTCAATATATTATTGTAAATCActattttcttctttaaatttGCCCCTTTTCCTGTTTAGTGCAGTATTTTCACTGGCAGCATCACATAAGGAGTGTTCTGCATGCACAATTCAGGCCCAAGTGTTTcctatcttttaatttgaaaacatGTATTGGCTGCTTTTTTTGTTCAATTGTCGTTATGAGTATGGGGTAGTAAAATAATCACAGAATATATGAGAAGCAGCAAATTGTTCTCATGCTTGTCTTCATTACCAACTTTGGGGTCACTGCCACACTCCTTTTTCAACATTCTAATAAAATATAGACATCAGTTCAtctaaataacaataatttatttggaATCTGACTACTTTAGATTTTATGAATGGATTGGAATTTATCCCCTGGTGCATGGTTGTGGGTACCTTTCAAGGGAGGAATCTGCTTTCTGAGGTTCTGCGGAACAAACCTGCTACTTCCAGCCACAATTCCCCTTGCTCCCTCTACAATGAAGTCCAACTTAAAGCCACATCAAGACTGCAGTTTACCTTGAGATGTGCAGAATAAAGTGATATATTTTATTCATGTATAGCAGTcttatgtaattttttaaaagtcactgTTTTCATAACTGCATTATACATATAATCTGATTTTTAACAAGGGGTTAACAGTTGTTGTTTCCCTTgcaaagctttctgggaaatgtagttttgtgAAGAGGTTGCAGGTTTCAGAGCATTACGAAAATCTCTTCCTCGTTccaaagagagaggtgtgtgtatgtgtatttgaGGTGTAGGTAATTCTGACAGTTAAACTGGCATGCATTTCTAATGTAGATGCTAATTTGGAAGACATACAGCACCATTCTCTCCATACTGTATTTTACAGAAAAGTAAATGGAGTTCAGTGGGCTTGCTTCCTAGTATGCATACATAAAATTGCAGCTTTAACAATGGTTTTCTCATTTGTCCTGTGAGTTCAGTGACAATTTTTTAAGAAGGCTTGATTTAGTTGTGCATCACAGACACTTCTGCTGTGATACCCTGGTAAATAGCTCCTTAGAATGTAGCGATGCAGAATGGAAGACATGAGAAGGCTTTTAGTACAGTAGTAAGCATTCTAGATTACTTCAGCTAGAATCTTACAGCTGCAATAGTGTTATAGTGCCTTGATCAAACCCTTTCTTTTAGAACATAATAACATGTCTGCAGACTTGGTCTTAGtttatagtttgtttgttttttagctttTTCTGGAGGAAAAAGTGGAAGTCAGTTGTGTTTCACTATAAATCTTAATCTAAATACTGTTTTAATGGAGAGTGGCTATTCAGTCATTGTAGCTAATTATTTGTGCAAATAGTACTTTTAAAATCCAATATAACACAGTTGAGTACTGTAATAGGTATCCTGCTTTTGTTACTTAGAAAATTATACCTGTATCGCTTGATACAAAGACATGCAAAGAATGTACTGGACTCTGATAAACTGTCTGAAATGCTGAATCAGGGCTTCTAGGTACCCCTTAACTCAATCTGAATATATTCAGAGGCTTTAAGAGATTGCATGAGTTTAGATTCTTTGGCGAGTCTCCTATTGGGAAAAGATTACAGTATATAAAAGACAAGTCAGTCTGTTAGCATTGCTTGGGGTTTTTGAAAAGTTTGTTATTTCCTTTGGTATACTTTTCTCTTTGCCCCTCTTTTTGCTGTGGTTAAATCCAAGTTGTTTGACTGCTCTTCTAAACCAGTGAATGACAGCATACTTGGAGTATCTTCCTCTTGTATGTTAAACTCCATTTAATTAGAAACAGAAGTGGTAAAGAAATGTACTGAATTTGGCCTTCTCTTGAATTTTTCAAACTTGGATTGTACTTTGCTCAATataattccaaaaaaaaaaaccaccagtgTAGGGGGGGGACTTACCCTCCAGCTCTGATCATACTACCAGTTTTAAACTTTGGACGCTTTCATCAGTTTTTCAACATCTGTTGAAAACATTTGCCTGTTACTGCTGCAACTGAAGCATAACCAAGATGATTACaagttaagtttttttaaaaacttgcctGACAGCAGTTTGCATATGGCTAATCATGTGTGTCTATGTACTTCTTTATGTGAATCTTTGGTCCCGATAATCTTTAAAATATGGAAGTAGTTAAGAAAATTCAGTCATTGGTAATAGTAGCTGAGTCTGCTAGGTAGATTTCAAGTTAGTGAGTACTTCATTGAAAAATTCTTTTAAAGTGTATATAAGGAAGAGATTTTGCTAGAGGCAGGGGGCACAATCCAGCAGAGACTTTGAGAGTGCTTAAGCTCATTGACTTTATGCTGGAATGTGGCCAAATCATTCATTATTTTCATCTGACTGTTACATAGCCAATCAGTAGATTCAGACAAAGCCCTGGTTTCAGAGTTAAAAGAAATGCCTTGGTAGTTGAAAATAGTAATGAGCTTTTGAACTCCTACAAGTAGAGATTTGAAGCATCTCCTCAGTTAGAACAGCAGAGCAGGTGGGGAGGCCAAGCAAAATAATGAAATGTTAGAGTTCCACAATAGGTGACTTCTGCCTTTTGGGGCTGCTACATTCTCACTTCACCAGCAAGAGCAAAAATTGCAGAACTCAACAGCATGCCTGTCCCATGCACAAGTCTGCTTGAGTTCCTTCGAGGGTGGGGCAGGTACAACATTGTTTATGCATTCTGTAGCTTACTAATGATCCCAGTTTGACCTTGGAGGTGTAGAATTAACTTCAGTATACTGTGATAAAAGTCAGCTATGAAACATGACTGATGTAGTCACATTTATTTTTCAGGTGCTTTCTCTAATGTGACAGTATTTTTCAAAATtttaaataattctttttttattagaaAATTTTGACTTGTAGGTAAAATCTCAGTAGTGTCTCAGATGTATGAGATAGGGCGGGGGAACTGTGACCTCACACTCTGAAGCATCATACCATTCTTGTTGAGACAGGTAGGTTAGAGTGTGTGCATTTCTGTTTAAAACTCTACAGCAAGGTTTGAGTTTCTGGTCACTTTTGTTGAACTCCACATTTTCTCATCAGTTTGTATATGGTCTTGTAATAACATATGCAGTTTTATTTCCCTCTTGAAACAGATTACTGCTCTTACAGCAAAGCTCAAAAAGTTTCATAAGATACCTGGAAATAAAACTTGAAAGTGCTTATAAGTCAATGCTGTAAAATTGTTAACACAAGAATTGTTGAACATCTGAAGTTTCATTGTTAGAAGCCTGGGCCCCTCTACTTACAGTGATTGCAAAAGCCTCAAGTTCCCATTTTACCTTGATCCACATAAAAAGCTTGAAAACAGTTCCTCCTCTGTTGAGGTTATTACTCTGCTCCTCCTCCATCAATTTTGTGAATGGGAAAAGTTGAAAGAGTTGATTCACATCTCTGAATGACTGAAACTAGGGAAGTAGTACCATATAATTTTGTGATAAATTGAAGGTGACTTCTTATAGACTTAACTAAACATTATTCACAAGTGAGTGTAACATAAAACACCAACCACTTGTGTCACAGAAAATCCATTTTAGGAGTAGGAGAGGGGGTTACTAACCTTTTCTGCTTAACTCCCCCCCCATTCCATATACATATTTATCCCTGTAAGGAATATTTATCTTTTAGAATGCCACTGAGGTGTTCTGGGGTGGAGCTAGAAAAGCATCAGGCAGGGAAAAGGTTAAAGACCCTCTCAATGATCTAATATTTCTCCACTCCAAATTGTTCCCTCTGAAAGGAGGTTTTCTGTAATACAAGTAGCTGCTAGAGTTAAGTTAGATCCTTTGGTCCAAGCTGACatgatttaaatttatttaagctTCACTGATGTAAGGTTTTCAAATATAGCAACCCTTCAAAATGTTTGCTTTTGTTATAGATCACTTTCCCCAACTAATGCACTTAAAATATGTTCATATACTTCTCCTTTCTTTATGTGTAACAacatcttttaaatatataagctctggttgcaaatggcaaTAAAgatgttattaaaaaaaagaaaagtacaagaatgctaaaagatttggaaatattggAAGGAAGAATGGAGGCCAGCCATGTGCATTACCAAGTTCATAATTTACATGAAATATCACAGTTCATCTAATATATTTTCCCTTACATGAGCTCTGGCTGTTACATGAGCCATGCATGTTCCCCTCCCCCTGGTCTCAACAGATCACTTTCTGGTTTGCCAAATTACTGTTCACAGTTTGATTGCGATTTGTAATCTTGGCTAGTAGGAATTGCTTAACTTGCTGTTTGCCAGTTTTGGCACCCCAGCACACAGTGATTTGGAAAGCTGAGAAGTGAGTACAGGAGGGGAAGAAGACCTTAAGCAGCTGTTATATCAGGTTGTCATAGAGAAACGGTGTGGGGCTATTCCATCTGCACAGCTGGGAGACCAGAAACTTTTGCTCCCTTCATTAGAAGTGCTTGTAACTGAGTTTGCTTATATCCTCATGccccaatccattttccttttgtgtcatgtctttttagaTGATAAGCCTGAGAGAAGAAACTGTCTTCCTTGTTAGTGAGCCATTTTTGCTGCCGAACTGGGtaaaaatgtttagaaaaattatattgtttataatttataaattaaATTGTATTGTTTGAGTGACTCTGAATGAACTATCTGAATACTTGGCTTGAACTTGTACCTGCAATCACAGTATATCTCTTCACCTGCAATTTAAGAACCTTCCTGTGAAACAGAATAGGTTTGCTCACTAATGTGAAAGTGAATTGATTCttgactttaaaagaaaaaaagttgtaTATATGGAACATAACAGAAAAACCTGCAACAATATTAAACATTCCAGTGCCCATTTAGTGGTTGTGTTACATTTCTGATATTCTTCTAGTTGGTGTTCAGGCATGTTGTTCACAACTTTCTTTAAACTCATTATACTTCTTTGTTGTATCTCCTTTACCAAAGCAAAGTACAGAACCTGTTACCTTTTACTGATGTTGCTAATCAGCACTGGAAAACGTAGCATGTTGCTGGAAGCTGCATCATTGCATGCTAAGTCAATACTTTTTTGCtgcttaagaaaaacaaaaacaaattgtttATCTACATTGGGAGTCCATTGTAACTAGTTAACTAGGCAAATTCACATGCTGAAAACTGCACCCTTGTATTCTGGTACACTTGTCTCCTTGAAATGCTTGGAACTTCAGTATAAGCATAACTGAGCACTGGATTTTGGCCTTTGATGAGAGCTTAACTGAAGATAATGAAAAGCATTTGGTCACTTTATTGCTAGGACACTGTTAGGACAGGAGATCAGAGTGACTGAAGGAACAAACAAGAATAAGGCAGCAGGAGGCAAATAACAGATATGTAGTTGCCACAGGAACTGAGTTACATAGGACCTTTAGATCCTGCatattttgtttataattttgtgcaagcaaaaatGTCATTCAACCAGAAGTGACAAAAGCATtgtacctccatgaatttgggaagaatttattattggcaaggggagagaaggggaggaggaagactgTGTTTTAGCAGATGGTGGGTGAGCTGGGCTTGAAATCCTAGCTTGTATCACTTATTCATTATAATTAGATACCTGGGATCAGTTTTTCCCACCAAATCCTTagtttgcttatacagtggtacctcaggttaagtacttaattcgttccggaggtctgttcttaacctgaaactgttcttaacctgaagcaccactttagctaatggggcctcctgctgctgccgcgccgccagagcccaatttctgttcttatcctgaagcaaagttcttaacctgaagcactatttctgggttagagtgtgtaacctgaagcgtatttaacctgaagcgtatgtaacccgaggtaccactgtagtataaaagCAAGACCTGGTTTTCTAaagtaaaatgtttttaatattgatGGGAGAATATTTGCAATTAAGAATGTCCAAACATTTCTTTATAAGAAATAGGATGGTATTGACAGCTTCTGTTCAATGTAGGCTAAAGTTTTTAAAAGAGTTGCACAATCTTACTTTGTGGCTGaggggtgggaaggaggaaggataaATCTTTACCAGTGTTTGTCCTAAAACTGTGACTCATCTTTAAAAGGTCTGTATGACCCAGAGTGCCTCCGCCTTGGCCCACCCtgcaaattgctgtttgttttttaagtttagTCACATGTAGCTTTATTAGGCATCTTAAAGGCAACCTAATGATCACCTGCATACTATACATGTTGAAACAGAAACATCCATGTTTTAGAGAAGCAAATTGGCATATACTGGATACTGTAGCATCAGATTGTGAGACAATTATTGGGGTGGTCATCTTTTTCCTGGCGGCCCTTCTGTGCCTTTAACACCTTTATGCCAAGAAGCACTTCAGCAGCTGGAGCTTGTTACATTGTTTTGACTATGCAAGGCACTTTATCTGTTGCAGGCGCAGAATTACATTAGGGAGGCATAATAGCTACGTGCCTAACTGCCTTGCATCTGATGGCCCAGATGTAGATCTCCTTTTTTCTGAAGAATTAATACAACTTTTATATTTGGTTTTTCAGGCTGTGTACAAATGTGCACACGTATACCAAGAAACTCCCTACCCTGTCCCATGGTTGGGTAGGGAGGGGAAACATTGAGAGTGTTTGAAGTAAGAGAGGTGTCTGTGGGAGGTAGGTTTAAGAGCCAAATTGCTGATTCAGAGATATCAGTGGTGCAGCATTTACACCACTGTCCCTCTtcaatctctccctccctccctccccttctccttcttcctccctcccacccctcctctGGATCTCTGGATGTGTGTCACGTACACCTTCCACATACATTTCAACCTAAGCTAAAATTCCTTATCCTGACATACTAGCTTGTACAGTGAGAAGTATTTAATCTCAGGCAACATTCAGACATGCTGCCCACTTCCTGAAAGGGCTATCCTGTAGGTTATTTCTTAACATGCCTTTCAATATTTTAGTGAAGGGAGAGAAATGTAGGTACATAATAGACATAGTGGTATTGGAAGGGGGGTGGTTTTAACCAATTCAATAAGTGGCTTTTGTGGAAGGAAAAGGCAAAGAGATTTTATGGAACCATTGGAAATGTACTGCATAAAACACTTAGCATAATAAAAACATGTGGGTTTCTACAGTTTTAATGTGTGGCAAATGAAATCTCCAAagtaaaaaaagtaaaatctcagtAAAATTTCCAGGAGAATAACATTTTGATGCATTTCTTTCCTACCTTTTCCTCCTACAAACAGTAGCAGAAAGATTTTGCAAATGAAGTAAATGTTTGCAAAACCTTTTAAACTTGCTTGTCTCATACAATTTGCAGAATCCAGCTTTACTCAGTTCTGACTTTTGGGTTGGTGAGGTGTGCTTTTGTGTGTTGGCTGGTGCATGAGATTCCCATGCTTACTGGTTTTTGACCATGTATACCAGGGTTGTcagcctggtccctaccgcccactagtgggcgtttcaggattctaggtggacggtagggggttctacagcacaagctgaatcctccttccatcaagcactggtgggcagtaaggaaattttaccatcaagaaagatgcattagtgggcgggtggtaggtataaaaaggttgactaccccgatGTATACAGCTGTAGGCACTTCAAGACTTAATGTAAGAGATACCTATATCTATGTATCtgtaagtatacagtggtacctcgggttacaaacacttcaagttaagactccactaacccagaagtagtacctcgggttaagaactttacctcaggatgagaacagaaatcacgtgccggcaggaggccccattagctaaagtggtaccttaggttaagaacggtttcagacctctggaatgaattaagttcgtaaccagaggtaccacagtatatatatagagagagaatgcCCATGCCTTACTGAATGTTGATCCTTCTTATATTTAGTTTGGGGTGATGGATGATCTGCTCTCATTTAAGAaagagctgtagttcagtggcagaactcatgctttgcatacagaaccttgcaggttcagtccctggaacTTCAAGGTAGAAATAAGAAAGATATGATCTGACTCAGGATAACATAACTTACTATGCCatcatgttctttttcttttttctaatatccttcttagtgtattttttgctATTTAGGAC includes the following:
- the IRS4 gene encoding insulin receptor substrate 4 isoform X1, giving the protein MASGMLGGEGGCTVLEARDRAAGIAAGAPGGGGGYSHNQRASASRLAATAATTAAAATEEDPELMEGAPCPPPAQPPHHLMLLLRRSPSSSLCLVQEEDASATGGNAGAGRGGAVASSRAGPSAPSSRAAAPPAASAVAFGDDVRKCGYLRKQKHGHKRYFVLRVESHLAPARLEYYDSEKKFKSSMRAAAAAAAAGGSAALCCPPPKRVIPLYQCFTVSRRADAKHKHIIALYTKDEYFAMVAENETEQESWYQAISELMSQSKRGFLEQEDQADPQLDDDDEHYGTALRPGTVFKEVWQVNVKPKGLGQTKNLTGVYRLCLSTKAIHLVKLNSEVPSVHLQLMNIRRCGHSENFFFIEVGRSASIGPGELWMQVDDSVVAQNMHETFLETMKALKAFSEFRPRSKSQSSGGGSSTNPISFISTRRHLGNLPPSQTGLQRRSRTESVTGGTPPTTKSSSSYRFRTSSEGEGTMTRPFRSVTGSLIHLNTARMNLGRQEGSGRYVRAAFSASYHTRSASLPVSHFPSTTSPISVSSSSGHGSASDTFIRPSSSSVCGSPSDGGFISSDEYGSSPGDFRYFRVRSNTPDSLGNTPPIREENCLNEYMSMSKQQMDNNSSRDDYREAEKCFRKRTYSLTKPASIPAQQKTTQTATSLDEVSSGSHGRLPFSESPKFKNNPEPVYGESALDSVCNQSRNKARDDGYMPMMPGVASSFASNSDYLPMTPKSVSVPKQINSSWPSTQADSKGYMMMFPRAISSPVRSPLTGFNKSGNEKLANNEYMDMSPGNSAAPKQPSDSNYMHTNTSSKNFSSYFSLPRSFKTQSGENGEHDEYVPMSSPGKLLYSGAENDNNISNDVLANGHSKSSMLKASDEGLEQNKITRPTRLPLGTRGSNTIPRMYDRTIPLEPSSPGEYINIDFGEKASNTPYSLSAEGSPSSLGSSSDHRQSPLSDYMSVDLDVQSPKVAKELSNSLTDISIYASSSIPRNPPDPDYARLSFGTACVSKGNGRIDDYTEMTFNMAAMPPGPFTTESKNGLKIDSPPSIVNRLCIVDQYAGSSEFSVPSPDPPVVPKVIRADPQGRRRHSSETFSSTGTVTTSSSFFTDSSKRHSSASFDNVWLKPEEHISDGHESKMSRDTSTGFQNGLNYIALNLQDNSLNCEESPSSPNCHLPNGTLNLESGVYVSIDFSRSDGLKCNSARKDDKPERRNCLPC
- the IRS4 gene encoding insulin receptor substrate 4 isoform X2, with protein sequence MASGMLGGEGGCTVLEARDRAAGIAAGAPGGGGGYSHNQRASASRLAATAATTAAAATEEDPELMEGAPCPPPAQPPHHLMLLLRRSPSSSLCLVQEEDASATGGNAGAGRGGAVASSRAGPSAPSSRAAAPPAASAVAFGDDVRKCGYLRKQKHGHKRYFVLRVESHLAPARLEYYDSEKKFKSSMRAAAAAAAAGGSAALCCPPPKRVIPLYQCFTVSRRADAKHKHIIALYTKDEYFAMVAENETEQESWYQAISELMSQSKRGFLEQEDQADPQLDDDDEHYGTALRPGTVFKEVWQVNVKPKGLGQTKNLTGVYRLCLSTKAIHLVKLNSEVPSVHLQLMNIRRCGHSENFFFIEVGRSASIGPGELWMQVDDSVVAQNMHETFLETMKALKAFSEFRPRSKSQSSGGGSSTNPISFISTRRHLGNLPPSQTGLQRRSRTESVTGGTPPTTKSSSSYRFRTSSEGEGTMTRPFRSVTGSLIHLNTARMNLGRQEGSGRYVRAAFSASYHTRSASLPVSHFPSTTSPISVSSSSGHGSASDTFIRPSSSSVCGSPSDGGFISSDEYGSSPGDFRYFRVRSNTPDSLGNTPPIREENCLNEYMSMSKQQMDNNSSRDDYREAEKCFRKRTYSLTKPASIPAQQKTTQTATSLDEVSSGSHGRLPFSESPKFKNNPEPVYGESALDSVCNQSRNKARDDGYMPMMPGVASSFASNSDYLPMTPKSVSVPKQINSSWPSTQADSKGYMMMFPRAISSPVRSPLTGFNKSGNEKLANNEYMDMSPGNSAAPKQPSDSNYMHTNTSSKNFSSYFSLPRSFKTQSGENGEHDEYVPMSSPGKLLYSGAENDNNISNDVLANGHSKSSMLKASDEGLEQNKITRPTRLPLGTRGSNTIPRMYDRTIPLEPSSPGEYINIDFGEKASNTPYSLSAEGSPSSLGSSSDHRQSPLSDYMSVDLDVQSPKVAKELSNSLTDISIYASSSIPRNPPDPDYARLSFGTACVSKGNGRIDDYTEMTFNMAAMPPGPFTTESKNGLKIDSPPSIVNRLCIVDQYAGSSEFSVPSPDPPVVPKVIRADPQGRRRHSSETFSSTGTVTTSSSFFTDSSKRHSSASFDNVWLKPEEHISDGHESKMSRDTSTGFQNGLNYIALNLQDNSLNCEESPSSPNCHLPNGTLNLESGVYVSIDFSRSDGLKCNSARKD